In Nicotiana tabacum cultivar K326 chromosome 17, ASM71507v2, whole genome shotgun sequence, one DNA window encodes the following:
- the LOC107776144 gene encoding glycine cleavage system H protein 2, mitochondrial yields MATQLWASRAASYLRISTIHRAFATVAKDLKYAESHEWVRVDGSSATIGITDHAQDHLGDVVYVELPEVGASVNQFGSFGAVESVKATSDINSPVSGKVVEVNEKLDSSPALINGSPYQEGWIIKVEMNNPDELKSLMDPEQYSNFCDEEDAKH; encoded by the exons ATGGCAACACAGTTGTGGGCTTCAAGGGCTGCTTCATATCTCAGGATCTCAACAATCCACAGAGCTTTTGCCACTG TGGCCAAGGATTTAAAGTATGCAGAGTCTCATGAATGGGTTAGAGTTGATGGTAGTTCTGCAACAATTGGCATCACTGATCATGCTCAGGATCATTTAGGTGATGTTGTCTATGTTGAATTACCTGAAGTTGGGGCTTCTGTAAATCAATTTGGCAGTTTTGGTGCTGTTGAAAGTGTCAAGGCCACCAGTGATATCAATTCCCCTGTTTCAGGGAAGGTGGTGGAAGTTAATGAGAAGCTCGACTCCTCTCCTGCTCTG ATCAATGGGAGCCCGTATCAAGAAGGATGGATTATAAAGGTGGAGATGAACAACCCTGACGAGCTCAAATCGTTGATGGACCCTGAGCAGTATTCCAATTTTTGTGATGAAGAAGACGCGAAACACTGA
- the LOC107776146 gene encoding uncharacterized protein LOC107776146 — translation MKEKEHSIGQRQVSQLGKPQLSPLLENSQRSRLQRERSAEKAEAVKQEEMSAYNAFKACAPISWSPNLYITLVRGIPGTRRLHRRTLEALRLRKCNRTVMRWNTPTVRGMLHQVKRLVVIETEEMHKARKEKLADHKALRPPLVVNHHAAPAADSVQ, via the exons atgaaagaaaaagagcaCAGCATAGGGCAAAGGCAAGTGTCTCAACTCGGAAAACCTCAGCTCAGCCCATTGCTGGAAAACTCCCAGAGGAGCAGACTTCAGAGAGAGCGTTCCGCAGA GAAAGCAGAAGCGGTAAAGCAGGAAGAGATGAGTGCTTACAATGCTTTTAAAGCTTGTGCTCCAATCTCATGGAGCCCTAATCTATACATAACCCTTGTAAGGGGTATTCCAGGCACTAGGAGGCTCCATAGGCGTACCCTTGAAGCATTGCGTCTGCGGAAATGCAACCGGACTGTAATGCGGTGGAACACGCCTACTGTTAGGGGAATGCTTCATCAG GTGAAAAGGTTGGTTGTCATTGAGACAGAAGAGATGCACAAGGCACGTAAGGAGAAACTAGCTGATCACAAAGCTCTACGTCCTCCCTTGGTTGTAAACCATCACGCAGCCCCTGCAGCTGATTCAGTTCAGTAA
- the LOC107776147 gene encoding uncharacterized protein LOC107776147, protein MEFDKEENGFISVPAPEFGAIFMSNIATKRDYFKHKVFGLPSSMANFVTEVKKGMILFLFEYERRQLFGVYRAISDGEMNIAPHAFSSSGKQFSAQVRFVPVWYCSPLSENEFHDAIRENYFSARKFHFGLSDEQVHRLLRLFSSRKLKNKLPPRKLTTGVSNGVDEDHIVVNNNSYAASGDFDIKRSDVDLEPSLSRGYPRSFRGVKRVNDDMFLIEHRVKDRVKIDSAEHLYDNDKKRRLGYDGRLLRDTAAEDRLHIHSLTEHEANLVVRDQIVNEDNMDGNFGLGRSNQQREPSDGDRTRIGTHYAGFLRNNSVDKAHGMDNSHEPALSRKNKSDPFCNIGTVSDDWQSSLDRVGKKSHLDSDIYSTIVSERFVNSPYNQKGMCEDGRLFTREISRNESKFHTGLGRGFDHQAATDDDECFLSRRKGANKKCVDSFLIPAASDGNSAYAGDVGRQVAGVGSYPMNDFDRLVPGTENFQRLLTVAGRTGYSPMNKRTSGYSTMFLAETEFPQSTEAQNLGPFCSKFHDATIPRVMPHKHECPSSCYEHTETYEVEQGSNFVQKRPSSDVNKKNNYASSKGISSPYSYPEFTKRGLESASEDGHMILLRSHDGFNSPPVNVGISEAMEPNRSRSFSYRTAFIPRESIGQQFRDDINEGENWRFSSQAALSSTAHSYSGNYQCADEELGDENVIWQGSDIIHVRRRSRSPNSSWLPRQGNVLTNLDHANSPGADIVNNEYEDNVLTDVVHSDSRNSRRSVFNRLSVAPKVRKLREQVADHSMSYDEYYMDTSVDEIMDLLYEDQNIVPKKPLNRKPFIRKVGYGETNRSGKHAAVVKNDAEQPGDSMVRVLRESANEVLEETVNHVLAETRVVNFKRRRETNRASEQTNAKFNEEEKTNAREHTVLQNAQENSCKTAVAKDSTDKPSKRRKLVRPVFDENNSRSHLNHQLPCQTVDKVNTWNSDSSEVQSAL, encoded by the exons ATGGAGTTTGACAAAGAAGAGAATGGTTTTATTAGTGTTCCTGCTCCTGAGTTTGGTGCAATATTCATGTCAAACATTGCAACAAAGAGAGACTACTTTAAACATAAGGTCTTTGGCCTTCCATCGTCCATGGCAAATTTTGTAACGGAGGTCAAAAAAGGAATGATCCTGTTCCTATTTGAATATGAAAGGAGACAACTATTTGGAGTGTATCGGGCTATCTCAGATGGGGAAATGAACATTGCACCCCATGCATTTAGTTCGTCAGGGAAGCAGTTTTCCGCGCAG GTACGATTTGTGCCGGTTTGGTACTGTAGTCCACTATCTGAAAATGAGTTCCACGATGCCATTAGGGAGAATTACTTTTCGGCAAGGAAGTTCCACTTTGGTCTGTCTGATGAGCAG GTTCATAGGCTTCTTAGGTTGTTTAGTTCAAGAAAGTTAAAGAATAAGTTACCCCCAAGAAAGCTCACAACTGGAGTGAGCAATGGAGTTGACGAAGACCATATAGTGGTCAATAACAATTCATATGCAGCAAGTGGTGATTTTGATATCAAACGTTCTGATGTTGATTTAGAGCCTTCCCTTTCAAGAGGATATCCAAGGTCATTCCGTGGAGTAAAAAGAGTCAACGATGACATGTTTTTAATTGAGCATAGAGTGAAGGACAGAGTAAAAATTGATTCTGCTGAACATCTCTACGATAATGATAAGAAGAGAAGATTAGGTTATGATGGAAGGTTATTGAGGGATACTGCTGCTGAAGATAGGCTTCATATTCACTCCCTCACTGAACATGAAGCAAATTTAGTGGTAAGAGATCAGATAGTAAATGAAGATAACATGGATGGTAATTTTGGTCTGGGCAGATCAAATCAGCAAAGAGAGCCTTCAGATGGTGATAGAACTAGAATTGGTACTCATTATGCAGGTTTTCTAAGGAACAATAGTGTGGATAAAGCACATGGCATGGATAACTCTCATGAGCCTGCCCTTTCTAGGAAGAATAAAAGTGACCCCTTTTGCAATATTGGAACTGTAAGTGATGACTGGCAGAGTTCCTTGGATAGAGTAGGAAAAAAGAGCCATTTGGACTCTGATATTTATTCTACAATTGTGTCTGAACGCTTTGTGAACTCACCATACAATCAGAAAGGAATGTGTGAAGATGGTAGATTATTCACGAGAGAAATAAGCAGAAATGAATCTAAGTTTCATACAGGTCTCGGAAGAGGATTTGATCATCAAGCGGCCACTGATGATGATGAATGCTTCCTTTCTAGGCGTAAAGGAGCAAATAAAAAATGTGTAGATAGCTTTCTTATCCCGGCTGCTTCAGATGGGAACTCCGCTTATGCCGGAGATGTAGGTAGACAAGTGGCTGGAGTTGGTAGTTATCCAATGAATGATTTTGATAGGCTGGTCCCTGGTACAGAAAACTTTCAGAGGCTTCTCACCGTGGCTGGTCGCACTGGTTACTCTCCAATGAACAAAAGAACCTCAGGGTACTCTACCATGTTTCTTGCTGAAACAGAATTTCCTCAGTCAACAGAAGCACAAAATCTTGGTCCCTTTTGCTCTAAATTCCATGACGCAACAATTCCAAGAGTCATGCCACATAAGCATGAATGCCCCAGTTCTTGTTATGAACATACCGAGACTTATGAAGTTGAACAAGGTTCAAACTTTGTGCAAAAGCGACCTTCTTCCGATGTTAATAAAAAGAATAACTATGCATCATCTAAAGGAATATCTTCTCCGTATTCCTATCCAGAATTTACGAAGAGGGGCCTGGAATCAGCTTCTGAAGATGGACACATGATTCTGCTTCGATCACACGATGGGTTCAACTCTCCACCTGTAAATGTTGGAATTTCTGAGGCAATGGAACCAAATAGGTCTCGTTCTTTTAGTTATAGAACTGCTTTCATTCCAAGGGAATCTATTGGTCAACAATTTAGGGATGATATTAACGAGGGCGAGAATTGGAGATTTTCATCTCAAGCTGCCCTCAGTTCAACTGCTCATTCTTATTCTGGTAACTATCAATGTGCTGATGAGGAACTAGGTGATGAGAATGTTATATGGCAAGGGAGTGATATAATTCATGTTAGAAGAAGATCCCGGTCTCCTAATTCAAGTTGGTTGCCCCGTCAAGGAAATGTTTTGACAAATCTTGACCACGCCAACAGCCCTGGAGCAGATATCGTTAATAATGAATACGAGGATAACGTTTTAACTGATGTTGTACATTCTGATTCCAGAAATTCCAGAAGAAGTGTGTTTAATCGCTTATCTGTGGCTCCTAAAGTACGCAAGTTGAGAGAACAAGTAGCTGATCACAGTATGAGCTATGATGAATATTATATGGATACGTCAGTTGATGAAATTATGGACTTGTTATACGAGGATCAGAATATTGTACCAAAAAAGCCATTGAATCGGAAACCATTTATTCGAAAAGTTGGATATGGTGAAACTAATAGGTCGGGAAAACATGCTGCAGTTGTCAAGAATGACGCAGAGCAGCCCGGTGATTCAATGGTGAGAGTTCTGAGAGAAAGTGCAAATGAAGTTCTTGAAGAAACTGTGAACCATGTCCTCGCAGAGACCAGAGTGGTGAACTTCAAGCGCAGGAGGGAGACAAATCGAGCTTCAGAACAGACTAATGCTAAAttcaatgaagaagaaaaaacaaatgCCAGAGAACACACGGTCCTTCAGAATGCACAAGAAAACAGTTGTAAAACTGCTGTGGCTAAGGATTCAACTGATAAGCCATCAAAGCGTAGAAAGCTTGTGCGTCCAGTATTTGATGAAAACAACTCCAGGAGTCATTTGAATCACCAACTTCCTTGTCAGACAGTTGACAAGGTTAACACATGGAATTCAGATTCGAGCGAAGTTCAATCCGCTCTCTAA
- the LOC107776145 gene encoding uncharacterized protein LOC107776145: MLVSKCPLNHILFEPRISKGGFRWKAKDSNNVSTEKWKQDSSFIDRRGRFRHFDHKKVSRKRCGSLRGRGWKYGSGFVDGIFPVLSPIAQQILTFVKKESDPERIWSSLDTLRPTNDTWDDIINVAVQLRINKQWDLIILVCEWILCRSSFQADVICYNLLIEAYGQSSLVKKAESTYLALLEARCVPTEDTYALLLKSYSKCGMLEKAEAAFSEMRKNGLPPSALVYNAYIDGLMKGRNSQKALAIFDRMKRESCQPSTDTYTMLINLYGKENKSYMALKVFNEMKTQKCKPNICTYTALVNAFARGGLCEKAEEVFEELQEAGFEPDVYTYNALMEAYSRAGYPQGAAEIFSLMQHMGCEPDRASYNIMVDAYGRAGLHEDAQTVFDEMKRLGIAPTMKSYMLLISAYSRNSNVSKCEEIVKQMQREGVKLDTFLLNNMLNLYGRLGQFPKMEELLIVIEAGPYVADISTYNILINAYGRSGFIEKMEEIFQSLPAKNLKPDVVTWTSRLGAYSKKKQYQRCLEIFEEMIDEGCYPDGGTAKVLLSSCSSEDQIEQVTTVIRSMHKNVKTVQLI; encoded by the exons AT GTTGGTCTCTAAATGCCCATTGAATCATATCCTTTTTGAACCAAGAATCAGTAAAGGTGGATTCAGATGGAAAGCAAAGGACTCCAATAATGTCTCCACTGAGAAGTGGAAGCAAGATAGCAGTTTCATTGATAGACGCGGCAGATTTAGACACTTTGATCACAAAAAAGTTTCAAGGAAAAGAT GTGGTTCTTTAAGGGGTAGAGGTTGGAAATATGGATCTGGTTTTGTTGATGGTATATTCCCAGTTCTAAGCCCAATTGCTCAGCAAATTCTAACTTTTGTAAAGAAGGAAAGTGATCCAGAGAGGATTTGGTCTTCCTTGGATACTCTACGTCCAACCAATGACACTTGGGATGATATAATTAATGTAGCAGTTCAACTTCGAATCAACAAACAATGGGATCTGATCATACTG GTGTGTGAGTGGATACTGTGTAGGAGTTCCTTTCAGGCTGATGTGATTTGCTATAATTTGCTTATAGAAGCTTATGGGCAGAGTTCACTTGTTAAGAAGGCAGAATCTACGTATCTGGCACTTCTTGAAGCTCGATGTGTCCCGACTGAAGATACTTATGCACTTCTGCTGAAATCTTATTCCAAATGTGGGATGCTAGAGAAGGCTGAAGCTGCCTTCTCTGAGATGCGGAAGAATGGGCTACCTCCAA GTGCTCTTGTATATAATGCTTATATTGATGGGTTAATGAAGGGACGGAACTCACAAAAAGCATTGGCGATCTTCGATAGGATGAAGCGAGAAAGCTGCCAACCATCTACAGATACTTATACAATGCTGATCAACTTATATGGGAAG GAGAATAAATCCTACATGGCTCTAAAGGTGTTCAATGAGATGAAAACTCAGAAATGTAAACCTAATATCTGTACCTACACAGCTCTTGTGAATGCATTTGCAAGGGGTGGTCTATGCGAAAAAGCAGAAGAGGTCTTCGAAGAGCTACAAGAAGCTGGGTTTGAGCCTGACGTTTACACCTATAATGCCTTGATGGAAGCTTACAG TCGTGCAGGCTATCCTCAAGGTGCTGCGGAGATCTTTTCTCTAATGCAGCATATGGGCTGTGAACCGGACAGAGCTTCATATAATATTATGGTGGATGCCTATGGAAGAGCTGGTCTCCATGAAG ATGCACAAACCGTATTTGATGAGATGAAGCGGCTGGGAATAGCTCCTACAATGAAATCATACATGTTACTCATATCAGCCTACTCAAGAAACAGTAACGTGTCAAAATGTGAAGAAATTGTAAAGCAGATGCAGAGAGAAGGGGTGAAACTAGATACTTTTCTTCTTAACAACATGCTCAACTTGTATGGTCGTCTTGGTCAGTTCCCAAAAATGGAAGAACTCTTAATTGTCATCGAAGCTGGACCTTATGTAGCCGATATCAGCACCTACAATATTTTGATCAATGCATATGGACGATCAGGATTTATCGAAAAAATGGAAGAGATTTTCCAATCACTTCCTGCTAAGAACTTGAAGCCAGATGTGGTTACTTGGACTTCCAGGCTCGGAGCATACTCTAAAAAGAAACAGTACCAAAGATGCTTAGAAATTTTCGAGGAAATGATTGATGAAGGTTGCTATCCAGATGGTGGAACAGCCAAAGTGCTCCTCTCGTCTTGTTCGAGTGAAGATCAGATTGAACAAGTTACAACTGTAATTAGATCAATGCACAAGAATGTGAAGACAGTACAGTTGATTTGA